One window from the genome of Streptomyces sp. NBC_00708 encodes:
- the cas3 gene encoding CRISPR-associated helicase Cas3', translated as MTTASHPGLRVRLTAPARTVWAKHDRGTDGWLPLWRHMEDSAAVAGLLWDTWLPRNVRALISSELPEGERDGRRLAVWLAGVHDIGKATPAFACQVDQLADCMRDAGLEMRSAKALGPDRRIAPHGLAGQALLGEWLRERHGWAGKQVGQLTVVVGGHHGVPPEAGQITALQRHGHLLRSPGPSRETWQRVQGEFLDACADEYHVRDRLDAWRDVRLPQTAQVLLTSLVIVADWIASNADLFPYFPQDAARSSEERVAAAWRGLDLPRPWAPEEPTEDAQQLIGSRFGLPDGAKARPVQEAAVELARSMGGPGLMVIEAPMGEGKTEAALAVAEIFAALSGAGGVFFALPTMATGNAMFPRLLDWIDRLPSTFGAQHSVLLAHSKAALNEHFADLMRDSAQKIVAVDLDAPKTPHAASAELVAHAWLRGRKKAMLASFVAGTIDQLLFAGLKSRHLAMRHLAVAGKVVVIDEAHAYDTYMSVYLDRVLAWLGAYGVPVVVLSATLPARRRRELVEAYAGAAAREEACEAVAGATAYPLLTAVRHGNSPVMRTPGASGRGTDVVLEPFDDDMDVLVERLAHELEGGGCALVVRNTVKRVLETAKALRTRFGDENVTVAHSCFVDIDRAAKDASLLRRFGPPGTAQGRPPGPHIVVASQVAEQSLDVDFDLLVSDLCPVDLLLQRMGRLHRHQRGMDQQDRPERLRRARCLVTGVDWDAEVPVPVRGSVAVYGAYALLRSAAALLPHFEQGEVRPVRLPDDISPLVQAAYADDTGEPAGWADALTAARERYEDHRADQSDRASVFRLGKVGAPGKPLFGWVAAGVGDTDDTPAGRAQVRDSRENLEVVVVQRKGDGTLTTLPWLAPDRHGKALGGLELPRDQVPTRRAARAAASCGLRLPMQFSYADVMERAITELEELYVPAWQMKDSHWLAGQLILALDEDCQTRLAGFSLSYSESDGLEVTRD; from the coding sequence ATGACCACCGCAAGCCACCCCGGCCTCCGTGTCAGGCTCACCGCCCCCGCCCGCACCGTGTGGGCCAAGCACGACCGGGGCACCGACGGGTGGTTGCCGTTGTGGCGGCACATGGAGGACAGTGCGGCGGTTGCCGGGTTGCTTTGGGACACGTGGTTGCCCCGCAACGTTCGGGCGCTCATCAGTTCGGAGCTCCCCGAAGGGGAGCGTGACGGGCGGCGGCTCGCCGTCTGGCTCGCCGGGGTCCACGACATCGGGAAGGCGACGCCCGCCTTCGCCTGCCAGGTCGATCAGCTCGCCGACTGCATGCGGGACGCCGGGCTGGAGATGCGCTCCGCCAAGGCTCTCGGCCCGGACCGCCGGATTGCCCCGCACGGGCTCGCCGGCCAGGCGCTGCTCGGGGAGTGGCTGCGGGAGCGGCACGGCTGGGCCGGGAAGCAGGTCGGTCAGCTGACCGTCGTCGTTGGTGGGCATCACGGCGTGCCCCCGGAGGCCGGACAGATCACCGCACTGCAGCGGCACGGGCACCTCTTACGCAGCCCTGGCCCGAGCCGCGAGACCTGGCAGCGCGTGCAGGGCGAGTTCCTCGACGCCTGCGCCGACGAGTACCACGTACGGGACCGGCTGGATGCTTGGCGGGACGTGCGGCTGCCGCAGACCGCGCAAGTACTGCTCACTTCGCTCGTGATCGTCGCCGACTGGATCGCAAGCAACGCCGACCTCTTCCCCTACTTCCCGCAGGACGCCGCCCGTAGCAGTGAGGAACGCGTGGCCGCCGCCTGGCGAGGGCTCGACCTTCCCCGTCCCTGGGCTCCTGAAGAGCCCACCGAGGACGCCCAGCAGCTCATCGGTTCTCGGTTCGGTCTGCCCGACGGGGCGAAGGCGCGGCCGGTGCAGGAGGCGGCCGTCGAGCTGGCCCGTTCCATGGGCGGACCGGGGCTGATGGTGATCGAGGCGCCCATGGGCGAGGGCAAGACCGAGGCCGCGCTCGCCGTCGCCGAGATCTTCGCCGCCCTCTCCGGCGCCGGCGGTGTCTTCTTCGCCCTTCCCACCATGGCCACCGGCAACGCGATGTTCCCCCGTCTGCTGGACTGGATCGACAGGCTCCCCTCAACCTTCGGCGCTCAGCACTCCGTACTCCTCGCTCACTCCAAGGCCGCGCTGAACGAGCACTTCGCCGACCTCATGCGCGACAGCGCCCAGAAGATCGTCGCCGTCGACCTCGACGCCCCGAAGACGCCGCACGCCGCATCCGCCGAACTCGTCGCGCATGCCTGGCTGCGGGGACGCAAGAAAGCCATGCTCGCGTCCTTCGTCGCCGGGACCATCGACCAGCTCCTCTTTGCCGGCCTCAAGAGCCGCCACCTGGCGATGCGTCACCTCGCCGTGGCGGGGAAGGTCGTCGTCATCGACGAGGCGCACGCGTACGACACGTACATGAGCGTCTATCTGGATCGCGTGCTGGCGTGGCTCGGTGCCTACGGGGTGCCCGTGGTGGTGCTGTCCGCGACTCTTCCCGCTCGCAGGCGGCGTGAACTCGTCGAGGCGTATGCGGGAGCGGCCGCGCGGGAGGAGGCGTGCGAGGCGGTGGCCGGGGCCACCGCCTATCCGTTGCTCACCGCCGTGAGGCACGGCAACTCGCCGGTCATGCGCACCCCCGGCGCCTCCGGGCGCGGCACGGACGTCGTTCTCGAGCCGTTCGACGACGACATGGACGTCCTCGTCGAGCGTCTCGCTCACGAACTGGAGGGCGGTGGCTGCGCGCTGGTCGTACGCAACACCGTCAAGCGAGTGCTGGAGACGGCGAAGGCGCTCAGGACCAGGTTCGGCGACGAGAACGTGACGGTCGCGCACTCGTGCTTCGTCGACATCGACCGGGCCGCCAAGGACGCGTCCCTCCTCAGACGCTTCGGGCCTCCCGGCACGGCACAGGGCCGTCCCCCGGGCCCGCACATCGTCGTGGCCAGCCAGGTGGCGGAGCAGTCCCTCGATGTCGACTTCGACCTGCTCGTCAGCGATCTCTGCCCGGTCGACCTCCTGCTCCAGCGCATGGGCCGTCTGCACCGCCACCAACGCGGCATGGACCAGCAGGACCGTCCCGAGCGGCTTCGTCGCGCCCGCTGTCTGGTCACGGGCGTCGACTGGGATGCCGAGGTGCCTGTGCCCGTACGAGGGTCGGTCGCCGTGTACGGGGCGTATGCGCTCCTGCGGTCCGCCGCAGCCCTGCTGCCGCACTTCGAGCAGGGGGAGGTTCGTCCCGTACGACTGCCCGACGACATCAGCCCCCTGGTTCAGGCCGCGTACGCGGACGACACCGGCGAGCCCGCCGGCTGGGCGGACGCGTTGACCGCCGCGCGCGAACGCTACGAAGACCACCGCGCCGATCAGTCCGACCGGGCGTCCGTGTTCCGGCTGGGGAAGGTGGGCGCGCCCGGCAAGCCGCTCTTCGGGTGGGTCGCCGCGGGAGTGGGGGACACGGACGACACCCCTGCCGGGCGTGCGCAGGTCCGCGACAGCCGAGAGAACCTGGAGGTCGTCGTGGTGCAGCGGAAGGGCGACGGGACGCTGACGACCCTCCCGTGGCTCGCTCCCGACCGGCACGGCAAGGCGCTCGGCGGGCTGGAGCTGCCCCGGGATCAGGTGCCGACCCGGCGGGCGGCGAGGGCGGCGGCTAGTTGTGGGCTGAGGCTGCCGATGCAGTTCTCGTACGCCGACGTCATGGAGCGGGCCATCACCGAACTGGAGGAACTGTACGTGCCCGCCTGGCAGATGAAGGACAGCCATTGGCTCGCTGGCCAGCTGATTCTCGCGCTCGACGAGGATTGTCAGACCCGGCTGGCAGGCTTTTCCCTGAGCTACAGCGAGAGCGACGGCCTTGAGGTGACCCGTGACTGA
- a CDS encoding sigma-70 family RNA polymerase sigma factor: MSELAAAAGSGTGTPPSGDIDSRLEGHRVELTGYCYRMLGSAFEAEDAVQDTLVRAWRNFDKFEGRSSLRSWLYRIATNVCLDMLNAGKKRARPVDLTGPTPLAQAALNPLPENTWLEPMPDGRILPTTDDPAEAAVARESVRLAFVAALQHLPPKQRAVLILREVLAWKAAEVAELLDTSVASVNSALQRARATLTDQDAVAADAANPLDEEQTKLLERYVAAFEGYDMKALTALLHEDAVMTMPPFDLWLRGHDDITGFMTTMGASCAGSRLIATSANGTPAFAHYKPNPEGPGFVPWAVQVIDISDGAITGMHCFLDTPRWFPLFGLPDHLDDDGA, encoded by the coding sequence ATGAGTGAACTGGCAGCGGCGGCGGGATCCGGTACGGGGACCCCGCCGTCGGGCGACATCGACAGCCGCCTGGAGGGACACCGGGTCGAGCTGACCGGTTACTGCTACCGGATGCTCGGCTCGGCCTTCGAGGCGGAGGACGCGGTCCAGGACACGCTGGTGCGGGCCTGGCGGAACTTCGACAAGTTCGAGGGCCGGTCCTCGCTGCGGTCCTGGCTGTACCGCATCGCGACCAACGTCTGTCTGGACATGCTCAACGCGGGCAAGAAGCGGGCGCGGCCGGTCGACCTGACCGGTCCGACGCCGCTCGCGCAGGCCGCGCTCAACCCGCTGCCGGAGAACACCTGGCTGGAGCCCATGCCCGACGGCCGCATCCTCCCGACGACCGACGACCCGGCGGAGGCGGCGGTGGCGCGCGAGTCGGTGCGCCTCGCGTTCGTCGCGGCGCTCCAGCACCTGCCGCCGAAGCAGCGGGCCGTGCTGATCCTGCGCGAGGTGCTGGCGTGGAAGGCCGCGGAGGTCGCGGAGCTGCTCGACACCTCGGTCGCCTCGGTGAACAGCGCCCTCCAGCGCGCGCGGGCCACGCTGACCGACCAGGACGCGGTGGCCGCCGACGCGGCGAACCCGCTGGACGAGGAGCAGACGAAGCTCCTGGAGCGGTACGTGGCGGCGTTCGAGGGCTACGACATGAAGGCCCTGACCGCCCTCCTCCACGAGGACGCGGTGATGACGATGCCGCCGTTCGACCTCTGGCTCCGGGGCCACGACGACATCACCGGCTTCATGACCACCATGGGCGCGAGCTGCGCCGGCTCCCGCCTGATCGCGACCTCCGCCAACGGCACCCCGGCCTTCGCCCACTACAAGCCGAACCCGGAGGGCCCCGGCTTCGTCCCGTGGGCGGTCCAGGTCATCGACATCTCGGACGGCGCGATCACGGGCATGCACTGCTTCCTGGACACGCCTCGGTGGTTCCCGCTGTTCGGGCTGCCGGACCATCTGGACGACGACGGGGCGTGA
- a CDS encoding MFS transporter, whose amino-acid sequence MPPASTGASTLTVAASTPSSPVTTDTTDRLEPGRPGYRRMSFALFAAGVATFALLYSTQALLPSVSAAFGATAGQASWTVSAATGALALCVLPMSALSERFGRRQMMTASLVIAVTVGLFVPFAPSLGSLIALRAVQGAALAGLPASAMAYLAEEVRPKALVAAIGLFVAGNSIGGMSGRILTGWIAQLWGWRAALGAVGLLAVACAVVFHLMIPRARNFTPGTLNPKALARTVGSHLANPLLRRLYAIGALFMTVFGAVYTVIGYRLVEAPFNLPQGVVGSVFLVYLVGTVSSAAAGRLVARLGRRGALYLAVSTTAAGLLLSLADQLAAVLLGLVLITAGFFAGHAVASSSVSRTATTGRAQASALYQSAYYLGSSAGGTLGAIAFHTGGWAGTVALGLLAVLGVVSITLYGTRAARVERLRLAPVAPVQN is encoded by the coding sequence ATGCCTCCCGCCAGTACCGGGGCGTCCACCCTCACCGTGGCCGCCTCGACCCCGTCGTCCCCCGTCACCACCGACACCACCGACCGGCTCGAACCCGGGCGCCCCGGCTACCGCCGGATGAGCTTCGCCCTCTTCGCCGCCGGTGTCGCGACGTTCGCACTCCTCTACTCCACGCAGGCGCTGCTGCCCTCCGTCTCCGCCGCGTTCGGCGCCACGGCCGGGCAGGCGAGCTGGACGGTCTCCGCCGCGACGGGCGCGCTGGCGCTGTGCGTCCTGCCGATGAGCGCGCTGTCGGAACGGTTCGGGCGGCGGCAGATGATGACCGCCTCGCTGGTGATCGCGGTGACGGTCGGGCTGTTCGTACCGTTCGCGCCCTCGCTGGGCTCGCTGATCGCGCTGCGCGCCGTGCAGGGTGCCGCGCTCGCCGGACTGCCCGCCTCCGCGATGGCGTACCTGGCGGAAGAGGTGCGGCCCAAGGCGCTCGTCGCCGCGATCGGGCTGTTCGTGGCCGGCAACAGCATCGGCGGGATGAGCGGCCGTATCCTCACCGGCTGGATCGCGCAGCTGTGGGGCTGGCGGGCGGCGCTCGGCGCGGTCGGGCTGCTGGCCGTGGCCTGCGCGGTCGTCTTCCACCTCATGATCCCGCGCGCGCGGAACTTCACCCCCGGGACGCTGAACCCGAAGGCGCTCGCGAGGACCGTCGGTTCGCATCTCGCCAATCCGCTGCTGCGGCGGCTGTACGCGATCGGCGCGCTGTTCATGACGGTGTTCGGGGCCGTGTACACGGTCATCGGCTACCGGCTCGTCGAGGCTCCGTTCAACCTGCCGCAGGGCGTGGTCGGTTCGGTCTTCCTCGTGTACCTGGTCGGTACGGTCTCCTCGGCCGCGGCCGGCCGGCTGGTCGCCCGGCTCGGGCGCCGGGGCGCGCTGTACCTCGCCGTCTCGACCACGGCCGCCGGTCTGCTGCTCTCGCTGGCCGACCAGCTGGCCGCCGTGCTCCTGGGCCTGGTCCTGATCACGGCCGGGTTCTTCGCCGGGCACGCGGTCGCCTCGTCCTCGGTGAGCCGTACGGCCACCACCGGCCGCGCCCAGGCGTCGGCCCTGTACCAGTCGGCGTACTACCTCGGCTCCAGCGCGGGCGGCACGCTCGGTGCGATCGCCTTCCACACCGGCGGCTGGGCGGGTACGGTCGCGCTCGGACTGCTCGCGGTCCTCGGTGTCGTGTCCATCACGCTGTACGGGACCCGGGCCGCCCGCGTCGAACGGCTGCGGCTCGCACCGGTGGCGCCCGTACAGAACTGA
- a CDS encoding STAS domain-containing protein, which translates to MNTEPAAVVVLPGHLTRDDVPRLCAELRAALAASPTATPACDVSAAVHPDLTTIEALARLSLVARRGGACLHLHGTPPELRALLDLVGLGEMAGTPPGRGAPAHRRPATE; encoded by the coding sequence ATGAACACCGAGCCGGCGGCCGTCGTCGTCCTCCCGGGCCACCTCACCCGGGACGACGTCCCCCGCCTCTGCGCCGAACTGCGGGCAGCCCTGGCCGCCTCGCCGACGGCAACACCGGCCTGCGACGTCAGCGCCGCGGTCCACCCCGACCTGACGACGATCGAGGCCCTGGCCCGCCTGTCCCTGGTCGCCCGCAGAGGCGGCGCATGCTTGCACCTGCACGGAACCCCACCGGAGCTGCGGGCCCTGCTGGACCTGGTCGGGCTGGGGGAGATGGCCGGGACGCCGCCGGGACGGGGCGCCCCGGCGCATCGGCGCCCCGCCACCGAGTAG
- the casB gene encoding type I-E CRISPR-associated protein Cse2/CasB, with amino-acid sequence MTTITTTALPTPRKRVEELAGARIGVFQRGYLADESNAVAALARLRRGAGQKPERLPDLWALVDTSPLHVPADNARELSEPELERAENALHTALTLWALHQQSRRDTGMHERGGRGKPRGVGSAVRRMMKPDEIDDSLRKRLVRAGTAPDLSTLAQRLRDIVLLLRREQFPLDYALLAGQLYTWQWPDGPDRVRREWGRSFHARQGDKPRDDLQPGDDGPAGE; translated from the coding sequence ATGACGACGATCACCACCACCGCTCTGCCGACTCCTCGCAAGCGGGTTGAGGAACTCGCCGGTGCACGCATCGGCGTGTTCCAACGCGGATACCTGGCCGACGAGTCGAACGCCGTCGCGGCCCTCGCCCGGCTGCGCAGAGGTGCCGGACAGAAGCCGGAGCGCCTGCCCGACCTGTGGGCTCTGGTCGACACCTCGCCTCTGCACGTCCCCGCCGACAACGCCCGCGAGCTGAGCGAACCCGAACTCGAACGCGCGGAGAACGCCCTCCACACGGCTCTCACGCTGTGGGCGCTGCATCAGCAGTCCCGACGCGACACGGGCATGCATGAACGGGGCGGTCGCGGTAAACCACGCGGCGTCGGCTCCGCCGTGCGCCGCATGATGAAGCCGGACGAGATCGACGACTCGCTGCGCAAGCGGCTGGTCCGGGCCGGTACGGCGCCGGACCTGTCCACGCTCGCCCAGCGCTTGCGGGACATCGTTCTGCTGCTGCGCCGCGAGCAGTTCCCCCTCGACTACGCACTGCTCGCCGGGCAGCTCTACACGTGGCAGTGGCCTGACGGCCCTGACCGGGTGCGCAGGGAATGGGGGCGGTCCTTCCACGCCCGGCAGGGGGATAAACCGAGGGATGACCTGCAGCCGGGCGACGACGGGCCGGCGGGCGAATGA
- the casA gene encoding type I-E CRISPR-associated protein Cse1/CasA: protein MTETDENAARALSFDLTSEPWIPVLRLNGEHDEMSLRQVFDEARGLRRIVGDLPTQEFALLRLLLAVGHDALDGPRDTDHWAELWDNDDCFAPLGDYLDEYRDRFDLLHDRTPFFQVAGLRTERGEVASLNRIVADVPNGDPFFSSRMPGVDRLTYAEAARWIVHAHAYDTSGIKSGVVGDDRAKKGKVYPLGVGWAGNLGGVFAEGETLRETLLLNMVSPADTVGLRDWDAGDDLPAWRRKACGPGAEPVRRPTGVRDLYTWQTRRIQLHADVDGVHGVVLGYGDPLTARNKHGCEPMTAWRRSKAQEKKHGEATAYMPREHDPARSAWRGLESLIANRGAPAQGAEAADYLPPRLFEWIAQLVTDDELDEGYLIRARIVGAQYGTQQSVIDEVVDDHVSMAVVLLHEHKREYAEQAISAVADADNAVMALGDLATNLARAAGTESDGPRATARDAGFHVLGSHYRTWLAALDTGADPYAARADWQRQVHEIVSRLGNGLIDRAGDAAWQGVLITVKSRTEWLNAGLAGNWFRHRIDSCLGHPADSEQPTDTGSGQEAATPAAALATKEHV from the coding sequence GTGACTGAGACCGATGAGAACGCGGCCCGCGCGCTGTCGTTCGACCTCACATCGGAGCCATGGATTCCGGTTCTGCGTCTGAACGGCGAACACGACGAGATGTCGCTGCGGCAGGTATTCGACGAGGCCCGCGGGCTGCGGCGGATCGTCGGTGACCTGCCCACCCAGGAGTTCGCTCTGTTACGACTCCTGCTCGCCGTCGGCCACGACGCGCTCGACGGACCCCGGGACACCGATCACTGGGCGGAGTTGTGGGACAACGACGACTGCTTCGCGCCGCTCGGGGATTACCTCGATGAGTATCGCGACCGCTTCGACCTCTTGCACGACCGTACGCCGTTCTTCCAGGTGGCCGGGCTGCGCACGGAGAGGGGCGAGGTGGCGTCGCTCAACCGCATCGTGGCCGACGTGCCCAACGGGGACCCCTTCTTCAGCTCGCGCATGCCGGGCGTCGACCGGCTTACGTACGCGGAGGCCGCCCGCTGGATCGTGCACGCGCACGCGTACGACACCTCCGGCATCAAAAGCGGTGTCGTCGGCGACGACCGGGCCAAGAAGGGCAAGGTCTACCCGCTCGGGGTCGGCTGGGCAGGCAATCTGGGAGGCGTCTTCGCGGAAGGGGAAACGCTGCGGGAAACCCTCCTGCTCAACATGGTGTCGCCCGCGGACACGGTAGGTCTCAGAGACTGGGATGCCGGCGACGACCTCCCCGCCTGGCGACGGAAGGCCTGCGGGCCGGGGGCGGAGCCCGTACGTCGTCCCACCGGTGTCCGCGACCTCTACACCTGGCAGACCCGGCGCATCCAGCTGCACGCGGACGTCGACGGCGTCCACGGCGTGGTACTCGGCTACGGAGACCCGCTCACCGCGCGCAACAAACACGGCTGTGAACCGATGACCGCCTGGCGGCGCAGCAAGGCGCAGGAGAAGAAGCACGGCGAGGCGACCGCCTATATGCCCCGCGAGCACGACCCAGCCCGCTCGGCATGGCGGGGGCTCGAGTCCCTGATCGCCAACAGGGGCGCACCCGCACAGGGCGCGGAAGCCGCCGACTACCTCCCGCCCAGGCTCTTCGAGTGGATCGCACAACTGGTGACGGACGACGAGCTGGACGAGGGCTACCTGATCAGGGCGCGGATCGTCGGCGCCCAGTACGGGACGCAGCAGTCGGTGATCGACGAGGTCGTCGACGACCACGTGTCCATGGCGGTCGTCCTGCTCCACGAACACAAGAGGGAGTACGCGGAGCAGGCGATCAGCGCCGTGGCCGACGCCGACAACGCCGTCATGGCACTCGGGGACCTCGCGACGAACCTCGCCCGCGCCGCCGGCACCGAAAGCGACGGCCCCCGGGCCACGGCACGCGACGCGGGATTCCACGTGCTGGGCTCCCACTACCGGACCTGGCTCGCAGCCCTGGACACCGGCGCGGATCCGTACGCCGCACGCGCCGACTGGCAGAGACAGGTGCACGAGATCGTGTCCCGGCTGGGCAACGGCCTCATCGACCGGGCCGGCGATGCCGCCTGGCAGGGCGTACTCATCACGGTCAAGTCGCGTACGGAATGGCTGAACGCCGGTCTCGCCGGCAACTGGTTCCGTCACCGTATCGACAGCTGTCTGGGCCATCCCGCGGATTCCGAACAACCGACGGACACGGGCAGTGGACAAGAGGCCGCCACGCCCGCCGCCGCGCTTGCCACCAAGGAACACGTATGA
- a CDS encoding L,D-transpeptidase, with amino-acid sequence MRNIRDIGGMTVRRGLVLSVAGLTAIPALVLGTGGSAQAASCTTSTGPYQKQVEKYLHLKVDGKQSSADCKKIRSFQSTYGVTPTIGYAGPVTWRTMQTLTAQKAAGKNPNKAGKCPTNKGRIACVDLTRQISWIQDGKKLKFGPVPVRTGRDKYETRTGAKKIYWRHKNHVSSIYHVSMPYSQFFDGGQAFHAVGVKMWNPPGSHGCVNVRTADAKSYWNLLKNGDDVYVYGRKPGT; translated from the coding sequence ATGCGGAACATTCGAGACATCGGCGGCATGACGGTCCGCCGTGGGCTCGTCCTGTCGGTCGCGGGTCTGACCGCGATACCGGCGCTCGTCCTCGGTACGGGCGGCAGCGCGCAGGCGGCGTCCTGCACGACGTCCACGGGCCCGTACCAGAAGCAGGTGGAGAAGTACCTGCACCTGAAGGTGGACGGCAAGCAGTCGTCGGCCGACTGCAAGAAGATCCGCTCGTTCCAGAGCACCTACGGGGTCACCCCGACCATCGGTTACGCGGGCCCCGTCACCTGGCGCACCATGCAGACGCTCACCGCGCAGAAGGCGGCCGGCAAGAACCCGAACAAGGCCGGGAAGTGCCCGACCAACAAGGGGCGCATCGCCTGCGTCGACCTGACGCGGCAGATCAGCTGGATCCAGGACGGCAAGAAGCTGAAGTTCGGGCCGGTGCCGGTGCGCACCGGGCGGGACAAGTACGAGACCCGTACGGGTGCGAAGAAGATCTACTGGCGCCACAAGAACCATGTGTCGTCGATCTACCACGTGTCGATGCCGTACTCGCAGTTCTTCGACGGCGGGCAGGCGTTCCACGCGGTCGGCGTGAAGATGTGGAACCCGCCGGGGTCGCACGGCTGCGTCAACGTGCGCACCGCGGACGCGAAGTCATACTGGAACCTGTTGAAGAACGGCGACGACGTCTACGTGTACGGCCGCAAGCCGGGGACCTGA
- a CDS encoding helix-turn-helix transcriptional regulator gives MSVSPSSSAQSAREGVARQLRELRQDAGLTVTQLAALCGWHHAKTSRIENARTPPSARDIRAWCDACRTSARADDLIATSRHAEMLYTEWRRRTRTGMRHLQTSYVELYRATRVFRVYSPTLVPGLIQTQGYAAALLGANARLLGVPDDGADAAASRVKRSQVIHEPGHRCLFLIEEAALYYQLGDTAAMAAQLGHLLTVGALPAVSLGIIPMSTPDRAIWPQEIFHVYDDTLASVELLSAQVNITTPSEIQLYLAAFEQLRGMAVYGAQARALVLTATAALDSPRA, from the coding sequence ATGTCCGTCTCCCCGTCGTCCTCGGCGCAGTCCGCCCGCGAGGGCGTGGCCCGGCAGCTCCGGGAGCTGCGGCAGGATGCCGGTCTGACCGTGACCCAGCTGGCCGCCCTGTGCGGGTGGCACCACGCGAAGACATCCCGGATCGAGAACGCGCGCACGCCGCCCTCGGCCCGGGACATCCGCGCCTGGTGCGACGCCTGCCGGACATCGGCCCGCGCGGACGACCTGATCGCCACCTCGCGCCACGCCGAGATGCTGTACACCGAGTGGCGGCGCCGGACCCGGACCGGGATGCGGCACCTACAGACCAGCTACGTGGAGCTGTACCGCGCGACCCGGGTCTTCCGGGTCTACTCACCCACCCTGGTGCCGGGCCTCATCCAGACCCAGGGATACGCGGCAGCGCTCCTCGGTGCCAACGCCCGTCTGCTCGGCGTCCCCGACGACGGGGCCGACGCGGCAGCATCCCGCGTCAAGCGGTCGCAGGTGATCCATGAGCCGGGCCATCGCTGCCTGTTCCTCATCGAGGAGGCAGCCCTCTACTACCAGCTCGGTGACACGGCGGCGATGGCCGCCCAGCTCGGTCACCTGCTGACGGTCGGCGCACTGCCCGCCGTGTCGCTGGGCATCATCCCCATGTCGACCCCGGACCGCGCGATCTGGCCGCAGGAGATCTTCCACGTCTACGACGACACGCTCGCCTCGGTCGAGCTCCTCTCCGCGCAGGTGAACATCACGACGCCCAGCGAGATCCAGCTCTACCTCGCAGCGTTCGAGCAGCTGCGAGGCATGGCCGTGTACGGAGCGCAAGCGCGCGCCCTCGTCCTCACCGCTACAGCCGCCCTGGACTCACCTCGCGCGTGA
- a CDS encoding LysR family transcriptional regulator, translating into MVHQRSSQPRLSPSSYEEDIRAVLAPRLAYFEAVARHEHVTRAAQELGVPQSTLSRAMVRLEDDLGVALFARKGRTVSLTPAGRTFLASAERALAEVEKAADSVRADADPTAGKVAFGFLHTMGSETVPALIRAFRADHPRVRFQLVQNYGEAMIERLRAGGLDLCLTSPVPDAPDLVTRRLDEQRLRLVVPDDHPLATRRRIRLAEAADETFVTLEPGYGLRRITDDLCTEAGFVPRVAFEGEEAETLRGLVAAGLGVALLPPPAVARPGVVELTVTAPRAVREIGVAWLDGHPDTAPVAAFKKFLLGRRGSLLAHGAPWQGPT; encoded by the coding sequence ATGGTGCATCAACGCAGCTCACAGCCCCGGCTGTCACCGAGCAGTTACGAAGAAGACATTCGCGCGGTCCTCGCGCCCCGCCTCGCCTACTTCGAGGCGGTCGCCCGCCACGAGCACGTCACCCGCGCCGCGCAGGAGCTGGGCGTGCCGCAGTCCACGCTCTCCCGGGCGATGGTGCGGCTGGAGGACGACCTGGGCGTGGCCCTGTTCGCCCGCAAGGGCCGCACCGTCTCCCTCACTCCGGCCGGCCGCACCTTCCTCGCCTCCGCCGAACGCGCCCTGGCCGAGGTGGAGAAGGCCGCCGACTCGGTACGCGCCGACGCCGACCCCACGGCGGGCAAGGTGGCCTTCGGCTTCCTCCACACGATGGGCTCCGAAACGGTCCCCGCCCTCATCCGCGCCTTCCGGGCCGACCACCCCCGGGTCCGCTTCCAACTCGTCCAGAACTACGGCGAGGCCATGATCGAACGCCTCCGCGCCGGCGGCCTCGACCTCTGCCTCACCTCCCCGGTCCCGGACGCCCCCGACCTCGTCACCCGCCGCCTCGACGAACAACGCCTCCGCCTGGTCGTCCCCGACGACCACCCCCTGGCCACCCGCCGCCGCATCCGCCTCGCCGAAGCCGCCGACGAAACCTTCGTCACCCTCGAACCCGGCTACGGCCTCCGCCGCATCACGGACGACCTCTGCACGGAGGCCGGCTTCGTCCCCCGCGTCGCCTTCGAGGGCGAAGAGGCGGAAACCCTGCGCGGCCTGGTAGCGGCGGGCCTGGGCGTGGCCCTGCTCCCGCCTCCGGCGGTGGCCCGCCCCGGGGTGGTCGAGCTGACGGTGACGGCCCCGAGGGCGGTACGCGAGATCGGCGTGGCCTGGCTGGACGGCCACCCGGACACGGCCCCGGTGGCGGCCTTCAAGAAGTTCCTGCTGGGGCGGCGGGGGAGTCTGCTGGCCCACGGGGCGCCTTGGCAGGGGCCCACTTGA